A genomic window from Winogradskyella sp. J14-2 includes:
- a CDS encoding phosphoribosyltransferase family protein: protein MNYRSINDLNETILRKLHVIPRDIDLVVGVPRSGMLPANLLALYLNLPYTDIHSFIKGFVYKAGARKQFFETSEYKNILVVDDSIASGAALAECKKSLEHLNVTFNFKYCVVYASPEKEKAVDIALETVATPRYFQWNIFNHSTLDKACFDIDGVLCVDPTKEQNDDGPKYVSFLLNAAPLYIPGSKIGTLVTSRLEKYRAETETWLKNHGIKYDKLVMLDLPDMKARQKANCHGSHKANTFKNSKYNLFVESDLKQAIEINKLTKKPVFCTENFKMIYESESLTYNIKSGKYLPFLRETALQLRALFQKLKSRELSLKSN from the coding sequence ATGAATTATAGAAGTATTAACGATTTAAATGAAACAATATTAAGGAAACTTCACGTTATTCCGAGAGATATCGATTTGGTGGTTGGCGTACCAAGAAGTGGCATGTTACCAGCTAATTTATTGGCGCTTTACCTTAATTTACCTTATACAGATATTCACTCTTTTATTAAAGGTTTTGTATATAAAGCTGGTGCAAGAAAGCAATTTTTTGAAACTTCAGAATATAAAAATATTTTGGTAGTAGATGATAGTATTGCTTCAGGTGCTGCGTTGGCAGAATGTAAAAAAAGTTTAGAGCATTTAAACGTAACATTCAATTTTAAATATTGTGTGGTTTATGCATCACCAGAAAAAGAAAAAGCGGTAGATATTGCTTTAGAAACGGTTGCGACACCACGTTATTTTCAATGGAATATTTTTAACCATTCAACTTTAGATAAAGCGTGTTTTGATATTGATGGTGTGCTTTGTGTAGATCCAACAAAGGAACAGAATGATGATGGACCAAAATATGTTTCGTTTTTATTGAATGCTGCACCATTATACATTCCTGGTAGTAAAATTGGGACTTTAGTGACTTCAAGATTAGAAAAGTACAGAGCAGAAACCGAAACTTGGTTAAAAAATCACGGTATTAAATACGATAAATTAGTGATGTTGGACTTGCCAGATATGAAAGCAAGACAAAAAGCTAATTGTCATGGAAGCCACAAGGCAAACACCTTTAAAAACAGTAAATACAATCTGTTTGTAGAAAGTGATTTAAAACAAGCAATTGAAATTAATAAGTTAACCAAAAAGCCTGTTTTTTGTACTGAAAACTTCAAAATGATTTATGAGTCAGAATCTTTGACTTACAACATCAAAAGCGGAAAATATCTTCCGTTTTTAAGAGAAACAGCATTGCAATTAAGAGCACTATTCCAAAAGCTGAAAAGCAGAGAATTATCACTAAAATCTAACTAA
- a CDS encoding glycosyltransferase: MEILNQIFSYILQTLEVALVIYFAISCLYVLVFAIAGHFYKKLKQVTYDKLNKIAVFIPAYKEDSVIVDVAKKALFQQYPPSFFDVIVIADSLQNETLNNLKELPLKVVEVSFENSTKAKALNAAMNGLPKTYDYAIVLDADNIMEPHFLTKMNTAFNKGYKVVQAHRKAKNLNTSFAILDAASEEINNHIYRRGHSALGLSSGLIGSGMGFEYSLFKSIMKTVKAVGGFDKELEFEFAKQNITIEYLQDTVVLDEKVQKSSDFSKQRKRWLATQFIYLKRNYKLGFKALLKGNINFFDKVFQMVVPPRILLLGITTISTLIYCVLDFGLGITTFVSSQFWLINFGLLVAAFVLALPTSFYNSATLKAMISMPSAFFRMFRLLFNLKGANTKFIHTSHGVIKS, from the coding sequence ATGGAAATTCTCAACCAAATATTTAGCTACATTTTACAGACTTTAGAAGTTGCTTTGGTAATCTATTTCGCTATATCGTGCTTGTATGTTTTGGTGTTTGCTATCGCAGGACATTTTTATAAAAAACTTAAACAAGTCACTTACGATAAACTTAATAAAATAGCAGTGTTTATACCAGCGTATAAAGAAGATTCAGTGATTGTTGATGTGGCTAAAAAAGCCTTGTTCCAACAGTATCCACCAAGCTTTTTTGATGTCATTGTCATTGCAGATTCATTACAAAATGAAACCCTAAATAATTTAAAAGAATTACCACTTAAAGTAGTTGAAGTAAGTTTTGAAAACAGTACCAAAGCCAAAGCTTTAAATGCTGCAATGAATGGCTTGCCAAAAACGTATGATTATGCCATAGTACTTGATGCGGATAACATTATGGAACCCCATTTTTTAACCAAAATGAATACAGCATTTAACAAAGGTTATAAAGTGGTGCAAGCACATAGAAAAGCTAAAAATCTAAATACGTCATTTGCCATTTTAGATGCAGCTAGTGAAGAAATAAACAATCACATTTACAGAAGAGGTCACAGTGCATTGGGCTTATCGTCTGGATTAATCGGGTCGGGTATGGGATTTGAGTATAGTTTATTCAAATCTATTATGAAAACTGTAAAAGCTGTTGGTGGTTTTGATAAAGAATTAGAGTTTGAATTTGCTAAACAAAACATCACCATAGAGTATCTTCAAGATACAGTGGTTTTAGATGAAAAAGTTCAAAAATCTTCAGATTTTTCTAAACAAAGAAAACGTTGGTTGGCAACACAATTTATATACTTAAAACGTAACTATAAATTAGGATTTAAAGCTCTTTTAAAAGGCAATATAAACTTCTTTGATAAAGTGTTCCAAATGGTTGTGCCACCAAGAATTTTGCTTTTAGGAATTACAACAATTTCAACACTTATCTATTGTGTTTTAGATTTCGGTCTTGGTATCACAACATTTGTTTCTAGTCAGTTTTGGTTAATCAATTTTGGACTTTTAGTAGCTGCATTTGTATTAGCGCTTCCAACATCTTTTTATAATTCGGCAACGCTAAAAGCTATGATTTCTATGCCTTCAGCGTTTTTTAGAATGTTTCGTTTGTTGTTCAACTTAAAAGGTGCAAACACCAAATTTATTCACACATCGCACGGTGTAATTAAAAGTTAA
- a CDS encoding O-antigen ligase family protein has product MNTIKNHTNPFETNSGSMRITNLNTVITVVGLLSVLGLIIIKTEVLGFTLCMGLLFVTALVYTVFKTPKVGIYLLIILGFFVTGAARYVVAPWGLTIDAVLVLIYVALFFKGFAIKLPWIKAKSSLTLVVSIWMAYVFLELGNPEVLSREAWFYAMRGVALYQFLAIPLLFMLFNKQKDLDNFFIIWGILSVIGTLKGLQQFYFGVDPFEQRWLDQGGAETHVLFGKLRVFSFYSDAGQYGASQAHAGVVFGILAVFKKTSFKLRAFFIGVAMAGFLGMLISGTRGAIAVPALGGFMFLILRKNIKVLVLGAILGIGVYVFFAHTTIGQGNAEIRRMRTAFDPNEASLQVRLANQRKLKGYLASRPFGGGLGATGNWGQRFTPHSFLANTATDSWYVMIWADTGAVGLVYYLFMLFFILISGARSVMFKIKDNNLKVQITALTCGMAGIMMASYGNGVFGQMPSGILMYVTMVFMFISPQLDKKKSLTNA; this is encoded by the coding sequence ATGAACACCATAAAAAATCATACAAATCCCTTTGAAACTAATTCTGGTTCTATGCGTATTACAAACCTAAATACCGTAATTACAGTGGTTGGGTTATTAAGCGTTTTAGGGCTTATTATTATAAAGACCGAGGTTTTAGGATTTACTTTATGTATGGGCTTATTGTTTGTAACAGCTTTGGTTTACACTGTATTTAAAACACCTAAAGTTGGTATTTATCTACTTATCATTTTAGGCTTTTTTGTTACAGGTGCAGCTAGATACGTTGTAGCACCTTGGGGATTAACTATAGACGCTGTTCTTGTACTTATTTATGTGGCTTTATTTTTTAAAGGATTTGCAATAAAATTACCGTGGATTAAGGCAAAATCTAGCTTAACTCTAGTTGTTAGCATATGGATGGCTTATGTGTTTTTAGAATTAGGCAACCCAGAAGTGTTAAGTAGAGAAGCCTGGTTTTATGCAATGCGAGGTGTTGCTTTATATCAATTTTTGGCCATTCCGTTGCTGTTTATGCTCTTTAATAAACAGAAAGATTTAGATAATTTCTTCATTATTTGGGGCATTCTTTCGGTAATAGGAACTTTAAAAGGCCTGCAGCAATTCTATTTTGGTGTAGACCCTTTTGAGCAGCGTTGGCTAGATCAAGGTGGTGCAGAAACACACGTGCTTTTTGGCAAGCTTAGAGTGTTTTCATTCTATTCAGATGCAGGACAATATGGTGCTTCACAAGCGCACGCAGGCGTTGTGTTTGGCATTTTGGCAGTATTCAAAAAGACAAGTTTTAAACTTAGAGCATTTTTTATTGGCGTAGCAATGGCTGGTTTTTTAGGGATGCTTATCTCTGGAACACGAGGCGCTATTGCTGTGCCTGCTCTAGGTGGTTTTATGTTTTTAATTCTTCGAAAAAACATTAAAGTTCTTGTCTTGGGTGCCATTTTAGGCATTGGTGTTTATGTGTTTTTTGCGCATACAACTATTGGGCAAGGTAATGCTGAAATTAGAAGAATGCGAACAGCTTTTGATCCTAACGAAGCATCGCTACAAGTACGTTTGGCTAATCAAAGAAAACTTAAAGGTTATTTGGCTTCAAGACCTTTTGGTGGCGGACTAGGTGCAACAGGAAATTGGGGACAACGCTTTACGCCACACAGTTTTTTGGCCAATACAGCAACAGATAGTTGGTACGTGATGATTTGGGCAGATACTGGCGCAGTAGGCTTAGTGTATTACTTGTTTATGCTGTTTTTTATTCTCATTTCTGGTGCCAGAAGTGTGATGTTCAAAATAAAAGATAATAATTTAAAAGTCCAGATTACAGCGCTTACCTGTGGCATGGCAGGTATAATGATGGCATCTTACGGAAATGGTGTATTTGGACAAATGCCATCAGGTATTCTTATGTACGTAACTATGGTGTTTATGTTTATTTCACCGCAATTAGATAAAAAGAAAAGTTTAACAAACGCATAA
- a CDS encoding lipopolysaccharide biosynthesis protein — MKKLIHRLIREDNFLSLSGNLVIALLGFGGFALLARRLDTEEFAQWVLFISGGSLVEMLRYGITNNGLVRFLSGATDQNKERFIGANVVISVFATLIIATLLITIKLIFSNAINGSSYALFFNWYPVLAFLNLPLNNALVVQQAKMKYNNILFIKALSSGLFFSFLVVNTLVLKRSILEITIVFLVINTLTSLVCIRKSWDGLLLYKKANKATLNTLLNFGKYSTFTLIGTNLLRNADILIISISPFGSTAVALFSIPLKLTEIQQIPLRSFTATAFPKMSKASLEGKPHQVKELFNVYSGAITYLFFAVSLVTFIFAKEFVILISGTQYLDETITGINIVSIVKILSIYGVLLPIDRMTGIGLDSINKPNINAIKVLVMLVANIIGDLVSIYVFHSIEMVAVSTLVFTTVGIVVGAYFLNKNIKVSVVEIFKSANLFYKNLWFKSKQFRRRYPDL, encoded by the coding sequence ATGAAAAAACTAATACATAGACTAATTAGAGAAGATAACTTTTTATCCTTGTCAGGAAACCTAGTTATCGCATTACTCGGTTTTGGCGGATTTGCACTGTTGGCAAGACGTTTAGACACCGAAGAATTTGCACAATGGGTACTGTTTATCTCTGGTGGATCATTAGTAGAAATGCTACGCTACGGTATTACCAACAATGGATTGGTTAGATTTTTATCTGGTGCTACAGATCAAAACAAAGAAAGATTTATTGGTGCAAATGTTGTTATTAGTGTTTTTGCCACATTGATAATAGCAACCTTATTAATTACAATAAAACTAATATTTAGCAATGCGATTAATGGGTCGTCTTATGCGTTATTTTTTAATTGGTATCCTGTTTTGGCGTTTTTAAATTTACCGCTAAACAATGCGCTTGTAGTACAACAGGCTAAAATGAAATATAATAACATCCTTTTTATTAAAGCCTTAAGTAGTGGGTTGTTTTTTAGTTTTTTGGTGGTAAATACACTGGTTTTAAAACGTTCAATTTTAGAAATTACAATTGTTTTTTTAGTAATTAACACCTTAACGTCTTTGGTATGTATTAGAAAATCTTGGGATGGTTTATTACTATATAAAAAAGCAAATAAAGCCACTTTAAATACACTGCTCAATTTTGGAAAGTATAGCACATTCACACTAATTGGTACAAATTTATTGCGCAACGCAGACATTTTAATTATAAGTATTAGTCCTTTTGGTAGTACGGCTGTAGCTTTGTTTAGTATTCCTTTAAAGTTGACTGAAATACAGCAAATACCGTTGCGAAGTTTTACCGCAACAGCATTTCCAAAAATGTCAAAAGCGAGTTTGGAAGGAAAACCTCATCAGGTTAAAGAACTCTTTAATGTGTATTCTGGCGCCATAACCTATTTGTTTTTTGCAGTGTCGCTAGTCACTTTTATTTTTGCTAAAGAATTTGTAATTCTCATTTCAGGAACACAATATTTAGATGAAACCATTACAGGAATAAACATCGTTTCAATTGTAAAAATACTATCCATATATGGTGTGTTATTACCAATCGATAGAATGACAGGAATTGGTCTTGATAGCATTAACAAACCTAATATAAACGCTATAAAGGTGCTTGTTATGTTGGTGGCAAATATTATAGGTGATTTGGTATCAATTTACGTATTTCATTCTATTGAAATGGTCGCCGTATCAACACTGGTTTTTACAACCGTTGGTATTGTGGTTGGTGCCTATTTTCTCAATAAAAACATTAAAGTTTCTGTAGTCGAAATTTTCAAAAGTGCCAATTTGTTTTACAAGAATTTATGGTTTAAATCTAAGCAATTTAGAAGAAGATATCCTGATTTATAA
- a CDS encoding glycosyltransferase family 4 protein, whose amino-acid sequence MMRIGIEAQRLFRPHKHGMDRVALELIKNLQVLDKENQYFIFVKPDEDHTAIEETENFKIVEIEGGLYPIWEQVKLPKVVKSYNCDVLHCTSNTAPLNAKIPLITTLHDVIFKEGSILSQLTTSASWYQKIGNLYRRLIVDAVVNKSHQIITVSNFEKQNISNVCGLDDSKIQTVHNGVNASFTTEISASKKDNVRKKYNLPNQFLLHIGNTDPRKNTARVLKAFNRYVNTLSKDTKLVLVGLDNTKLSIILKNFDLENELADKIVLTGYVSDEDLPVIFNLSEVFLFPSLREGFGIPIIEAMACGVPVITSNTSSMPEVAGDAALLVDPNNEKAIFEAIQKIQSNKIFKNELVEKGLKQYQSFSWENAAKKVLNIYQQFNHKNI is encoded by the coding sequence ATGATGAGAATTGGTATAGAGGCACAGCGATTATTTAGACCGCATAAACACGGAATGGACAGAGTAGCACTTGAGTTAATTAAGAATTTGCAAGTGTTGGATAAAGAAAATCAGTATTTCATTTTTGTAAAACCAGATGAAGACCATACCGCAATTGAAGAAACTGAAAACTTTAAAATTGTTGAAATTGAAGGCGGATTGTATCCTATTTGGGAACAGGTTAAACTGCCAAAAGTGGTAAAATCTTATAACTGCGATGTGTTGCATTGCACAAGCAATACAGCGCCATTAAATGCGAAAATTCCATTAATCACAACACTTCACGATGTTATTTTTAAAGAAGGCAGTATACTTAGCCAACTGACCACTAGTGCATCGTGGTACCAAAAAATAGGAAACCTATACAGACGTTTAATTGTAGATGCTGTTGTAAACAAAAGCCACCAAATAATAACGGTTTCAAATTTTGAAAAGCAGAATATTTCTAATGTTTGCGGTTTGGATGATTCAAAAATACAAACCGTTCATAATGGTGTAAATGCAAGTTTTACAACTGAAATTAGTGCGTCTAAAAAAGATAATGTTAGAAAAAAATACAACCTTCCAAATCAGTTTTTGCTACATATAGGAAATACAGATCCAAGGAAAAATACAGCACGAGTTTTAAAAGCATTTAATAGGTATGTCAATACTTTATCTAAAGACACAAAACTTGTTTTAGTAGGTCTTGATAACACAAAACTGAGCATCATTTTAAAAAATTTTGATTTAGAAAATGAATTAGCAGATAAAATTGTATTAACCGGATATGTTTCAGATGAAGATTTACCAGTAATATTTAACCTTTCAGAAGTGTTTTTATTTCCATCATTGCGTGAAGGTTTTGGAATACCGATTATAGAAGCTATGGCTTGTGGCGTTCCTGTAATTACTTCAAACACATCTTCAATGCCAGAAGTTGCTGGCGATGCAGCGTTGTTGGTAGATCCAAATAATGAGAAAGCGATTTTTGAAGCAATTCAAAAAATTCAATCAAACAAAATTTTTAAAAATGAATTGGTTGAAAAAGGATTGAAGCAATACCAATCATTTTCTTGGGAAAATGCAGCAAAAAAAGTGTTAAACATCTATCAACAATTTAACCACAAAAACATTTAG